The DNA sequence TAGCATTACTTGAGGAAGATAAATAGCATGTACATCTAAATGAATGGTGCCAGGTTTCTTTAGCTTGAAGATTTGTGTCCAAGTATATATGTTGCGATGAGATTACCAAAAGTCCTTGCAAGAGCATGATCCAAacttaaaatgatgaaatagctTATTGTCACGAACAACTATTTCTCTATTTGTAATACCAGAGACAAGCTTCATAACATTGTGGCAGTCACCACAGATGCgtagatttttaaaaattcttatTGCTTTTATAGGCGGACTGTATATCAGTGCAAATGCAAGAGCCAATCTTTCACTATGATGTTGAAGATGTttccttttctctttctctGTCATTTTATGAAGCACATATTCTGTTTGTGGTATGTAACCTACCAACTCCATCTTTTTGTCCAGTTCCTCTAGTTCAAAATGGATTTCTTTGATTTTAGGATGGGAACTATCTTGAGAGGTAAACACGTGAACTTGTCCATCAACCTCAACCCAGCTACTACCAGGTTTCTTCTTTACCTGCTGACTGCCCATTAACTTTCTGACATTTCTGACATCATCCCACAGACCTTTGGCTGCAAAAATGTTAGATAGCAAAATATAAGTTGAATCCATTTCCGGTATGAGCTCGAAAAGCTTTTCTGCAGCTCTTTTTCCATACTCCACGTTTCCATGAAACTTACAAGCCCCAAGAACAGTCTCCCAAATTATGGCTTGTGGAGCTATTTTCATGTTCTCAATAAGGCTTTCAACCTCTGTGAATTTTCCAGCCCGACCAAGGATACCAATCATACAAGCATAGTGCTCAATTGTAGGATTAATGTCAAAATCTTTGATCATGGAATTGAAGTGCTCTTGCCCTTCTTTAACCAAACCCAAGTGGCTGCAGGCAGAAAACACACCTATAAAGGTGGTCTCATCTGGCATGGTACCTTCATCTAACATTTTCCTAAAAGCTTCAAGACCTCTCCCTCCTTGGCCATGTTGGGAGTATCCACATATCATGGTGTTCCATGAGACAGTATCCCGTGAAACCAAGCCTTCGAAGACAGTCTCAGAATCTTCTATGCATCCACATTTTGCGTACATATCAACTAGTGCACTATTAACAAAACAATCATCTGTGTGCCCATCCTTAAATGCCAAAGAGTGGAGCTGCAATCCATGTTCCAGGGTGGCTATACGTGCGCAAGAATTTAAACAGCTAGCAAGAGTGAATCCATTTGGCCTTACACCTTCTCTTCTCATCTGATTCAATAAACTAACAGCATTTTCTGCCTGACCAGTTTGTGCATAGCCAGTAATAATGGTTGTCCAAGTTAAGAGGTCTCTATTAGGCAGTCTACTAAAAGCTAAATTTGCATCTTTCAAGCACCTGGTTTTAGCATACATATCAATGAGAGCTGTTCCAATGAAAACATTGTCATGAAGACTGTTTTTGATGGAATGGGCATGGATTTGTTTCCCTAGACCTACATCCAGGAGGCTGGAACAAGACCTTAAAATGCTTATAAATGTGTACATGTTGGGCTTGAAACCTTCAACAAGCATCTGGCGAAACATTCTTGGTCCTAGATTGCAATTTTCATAATCATGGAATCCGGATAAAAGAGCATTCCATGAAACTAAGTCACAATCTTTTATAGCTTCAAATACCCGAATGGCATCTTGCACGCATCCAATTTTAGCATACATTGTGATCAGAGCATTACTGACTGTTAGATCGTATTGAAATGCAGATTTCCAAACACAAGCATGGATGCTTTCACCATACTGCAGGTCTCCCATATCAGTGGCAGAGCTAAGAATACTCGAGAAACTAAAATGATTTCCCAGAATGCCTATACATCTCATTAGACGAAATAGATGAGCAGCTTCTTGCCACTGCTTTTGCTGACCAAAGCAAGTAATCATTGCACTACAGGCTACTATGTCAGGATTTTTGATCCTCACAAACACTTTTAAGGCATCTGTTGCTAGCCCACATTTTGAATACATATAAACAAGATTACAACCCAGAAATTCATCAAATTCACACCCAACTTTTAAGGCCAGAGAATGCAAGACCTGCCCTTGTCTTAAGTTTCCCCCATTTGTACACCCCCTTAAAACGGCAGACAAAATATAATTGTTTAACACATTTTTTAATTGCCTCATTCTGCAGAATAATTTCAAAACCTCTTGTGAATCTCCTTTCTCAGCATATCCACTAAGCAGTGCATTCCACGATACAGCATTCTGCTCGGGCATGCAAAAGAACACACTATCTGCAAGTTCCATTGCACCACATTTTGTATAAAGGTCAACAAGTGAGGATCCTACAAACAAATCCGAGAAATATCCAGCTTTAAGAGATTCAGAATGCAATTGTTTCCCGAAATCTAATTCTAAGCAAAGAGAGCAAGCTTTCAAACCAGTGGCCAAAGTGAACTCATTTGGTCTTATGCCATCCTTCTTCATCTCGGATAACAGAAGAACACCATCAATTCCATACCCTTCAGCTACAGACCCCTGTATCAAAGCAGTCCAAGACACAACATCTCGCTCTGGCATTTCAGCAAACACTTGCCGTGCATACACCCTATCCCCACATTTAGCATAAACATTAACCAACGAGATCCATACATGAGAATCCGGGTCCATCCCATATTTGATCACCTGCCCATGAATCGCCTTGCCATGATTCAAAGATCCTTTTGAAGCACTCGTGCGTAGCAGCATAGAAAACCTTCTTAGTCTCTCATGGCTCTCAAATTTTACAGATCTTTTTCTTACCTTCTTCTCACTTCTCTCTAAACTATGCCTTGTTCCAGTTAACCTTCCAGGTCCTCTGCATAACCTTTCTTGAGGCTGACTTGGAGAGTTTCGAGCTTCATTTGTCAATTCATTTATGGGGTTGGATTCCAACAGGCTAAGTGCAGCACTAGCCCAAGACTTTAACCAAACAAGGGAAGGTGAATTCAGAGTCAGAATGCGGGTATGGAAGATGGGCAACAGCATCCCTTGAAAACCAGGTGAAGGCCCAATCATTTTCGGAGCAAAAAATTAGAATTCCATGAACTTGAACCCAGAGCTTCATCTTTGACAGTTTTTGAGCATCAAATGCATCAAATACAGCTACTTCCGTTCCCTGTAACGTGTATTATGGgaaaagtttaaataaataaataccaaGCTAGATATTTTGAAATTGTGGCAACCTTCCACAGTTTATATGCACACAAATTATCTCAACCTTCCACGGTTTATATGCACAAAACAAAGTAAATACGTGTGTAAAGCAACATCACTGCATTAAAAACAAGAGAAACAAAATCTAAAGTAGCTAACAAATGACAAAACAATACCAGCTATTGattaagatttaaaaaaaaatgacgaAAGAAATGAGAAGCAACTAAACATGAATGATGCACATTATATACTATAAAAGAAAGGTTTATAAATGGGATAGTGGAGTCTCTCACTTAGTATAAATGGGATGGCTGCTTGAATAATAAAAGGTTGTATTCATTATGGCATTATGTAGATCTAAATATATGTTATATGATGGCCAGTAATAAGTCCATACGTCCAAAAAGAAATCATGGCCGAGATCtcaatctcttcttcttctttcactCTTTTTCATATAGTATATACATCATCATCATGCTCTAGATTTATACTATGTTTTGTGATATACTTTCCAGAGACAAATCTCTGTTCTAGTTACCTAGTTTTATTAAAGAAATTTGTTTTAGCCAGTAATGATAATTCCAACAAATTGAAAACTTTATTTGTTTTGACATATTAAAAGAACAAGCAGTAAATTCTAGCATACAACAAAGCATTTTCTGAAGTCCATTAAATTCATTGCCGAGAATCATCCCATTCGAAAACAagcttatatataaaaataaggcAGCCCCATTTACAGTCTTACAGCATAGAATCAGCGAAGGATTTTCCACCGCCATTTGATGAACAATTAACAGATTCCATTTCAGGAAATTTTACATGAAAACTAAAACCATAAtttctcaaaatatttttatatatataaatatacacatTCAAATCAGATTTTAGAGATACCTTATGTTGTGGCTGATGGCAGAGGAGAGGTAAATCTGGAGTTGGGAGTACGACCAGGCGCACAGCTAGGAGGGGACTGAAGAGAGATGGAGATGCCCTAACAAGGAAACACTCAAAATTCAATACAAGCACACTACTCATTCCATGAACACAATCagaattcaaataaaaagtaTACTTCTTGAAACACATACATAAAAGCTTAGAAATCCCAAAAGCCAACAAAGATACCCTTCTTTAATATAAGTACAAGAAAATTGTTTTATACACATATGAACTAGAAATAAGCGCAGGAAGAATTAACTATCAATTACTCACAGAGTCATTTTATCAAACATCATATATGTCAAATAGACAGTATCATAATCATATTGCAAATATTACTAAAGGTTGAACCTGAAACATGCTTTCTCTTATTAAGAAACATCAAATATGTAATAACCCTACTCAGAAAGAGAGGGGGAATAAAAGGCACATGACTCGATGAACGTGAGAAAAGAAAGGAAAGGGATTGTGAGTGACTGAAGATAAATGAAGGCAAGAGTGAGCTGCCAGCGTGGGTATGAGAGAAGCAAGATACCTACAACGATGTCAGCGTGTGTGTGGTGGGAACGGAGTACGGCGGCGGATGGAGGTGGTAGACCGGCAATGTCGCACGAGGTTCTTACTATCGTCGTCGTCGGCTGATGGAGGGAAAGAGGAGAAACGTGTTTGGAATGCAAGAAAGCGTTGGAAAATCGAATATCGTTATCAGTTTTGTAATTTAAAACTAGGAAACCAATTTGGATTGAGTTTTGAAAAATGAAGAACGTTTTTTTTAAGGTGTCACTGCACTACATTtgctttaaaattttaatatattttttttttgaaagagaaattttaatttctagtTAATTGTTTCAATTTCTAAAAAATGTTAGAAAATTGTATGATACACCCCTtttgttttttataatttttaggtgtgttttaaaatttttaattacaaaaataaaattaaaatttttatttttgaaaaacaatatTATGTTTTCAacaacttttgtttttcaattttaaaaataaaaaaaaatatgttttgcaatttttttttcatttttatttgttgatttttaattaagttgggTCTTGATCTAGGATTGAGGTTAGGACTGACGTTGGGTCTGCATCCGGCGCTGGAGTTAGGGTCCGAGTCTGGCGCTGGAGTCTGGGTTGTTCGAATTCCAAAGTCTATATTAGAGTCagagtttaaaatattaattaaaaaaagtttaaaaaaaatttaaaagtgattttttttttcaaaattttaatttttaattaaaaattttaaaagtgaaaacagttttatagaataatcatcttaattttttttttttactgttttaattttaagaaacaaaaaattaaagtgttaTTAAATTTACCTTATATCTCTGTATTTAtattacaaattttaattatttaagacatatGCAAATTTTGAAGAATAATTTAGCACACTAAATTTGAAGATGCCTATGGTGGCTAATGGAAGAACTTTTTCAGCTAAATTTGTTTTGATGACAGATGCATCGTGGGTTGAGGGAGCTGCTGGTTTAGTAGTTGTAGTGGTTAATCCTTCTTTTGGTGTGTGGGTAGGAATGTCTGCTTCCATAGCTGAAGTGGCAGTGGTACGTTCTAGCATGAAACCCCACACATAGGAATGTAGTGGTACGTTCTAGCATGAAGTGGCGGTGTGGGGTTTCATGCTAGAACGTACCACTGCCACTTCAGCTATGGAAGCAGAGGCAAAAGCTGTTCAGTTGGCTCTTAACTGGGCTTTCCAGGAAGGTTGGCAGGAGGTTCATGTGCTGTCTGACTCTAAGGTGGTTACTCAAACTTTGGATTACAGGAGATGTATCCTTAATTGGAATTTCCTAAACTTATCACTATCTATTTTAGACTTAACTAAGCACTTTTACTGTTATGATTTCTTTTATGTTAATCGTAATAAGTTGTCTTTTGTTGATGGTTTGGCAAAAATTGCTAGAGTCTGCAGCAGTGGTGCTGATGTTGTCTAAGGAGAGGGAATTTCCCATGTGATTCTCATCTATCTTTCTATTTAATAAACTTGttgttctttttaaaaaaaattattagcacactcaaaataaaaatcaaatattttattattattttatacactagcaaaataaatattttaatcctACTCTTtaaattgtaaattataccaaaattttcaaaactttAAAAGATGTGTTAATTAAGTACGTGTACTCTATCATATAAACTTGTATTCTAATATTGctagaaaaataaaatcaaatcatgACTTGTTCATAGAACTTTTTTGCCCCTATTAATACATGAATATGATTTGATGAAGTGGgctagttattttttttctttctttcttttttgtgaTCCTATGGAGTTGTTTggtgatatttttatttttcagtttttaaaattgagaatagaaaattattttttaatttttaaaaaatttaatggtatttgactcataatttttaaaactattgttagatttttttttatatatataaaaattcaaTATTATACACCGTACCATAACATGAACCACTCCTACTCTGGATCGaacctcagacccaaacccgcACCTAGCCtaaactcggacccagacccggattTAGACCCCGGACCCTGACTCGAATCCTAGacctcagacccagacccgaacttggaatCAGACCCGAACCCCGGACCCCAGATCCAGATTTTGGACACTAGACCCAGACCCCCGACTTGGGACGTGGACCGTGGACTCGGACCCATGCCCGGATCCCGACATGGACCTAgatcccaaacccagaccccaACCCAAACTAGGAACcggactcgagacccgaacctagaactagactcaaacctagacccCGAACCTTTGACCTCGACCCAGACCCCAAACCCCGAACCCCGACCTAGACCCCTAACCTCGACCTAGAACTCAGACCCCAAGCCTTggaccccgacccagaccctTGACCTCGTCCTAGACCCCGAACCCGGATTTGGACCCGGACCTAAGAAACGTAATTGGCCTGGACCCCGGACCCAGTCCCTAGACCCAAGACGCAGACCTCGGACCCGGACCCTGCCCCGGACCCCAACACGAACTTGGACCCCAGACCccgacacaaacttggaccccaGACCCAAATCTAGTTTTGGGTCCGTGtcggggtctgggtccagggtcAGGAATTCAGGTCCGAGTTGGGGTTTGGGGCAGGGCCGGGGATTCGCGTCCCAGGTCTAGGAGAGTTGGGGTCTGTGTCTAGTTCCAAGTAGGGATCTAGGTCCAAATTCTGGGTATGtgagcaaaatataaaatataatatgttagacaatttttttttaaaacagaaaacaatgttttgatattttttactttttagttttttaaaactcaatttttaaaaaatttggtcAAACGATCCCTAAtagtttttaaaagttattttttattattaaaaattgaaaataattttttagttataaaGTCAAACATTCTCTATAATAtctttttataatataaattaaaatagaatgAAACTcactttttaattataaataattaatggaAATAGTTAATTTTCCATGACGTGTCAAATTtacatttgaataaataaataaataaatgatggtTTTCTCTAACAAATCTCAAgaacattttttgtaaaatctaaaaaaaaaaaaaattaaattatttggaTGTCGAAAATATCAAAGAAATGCCATTTTGAAGGTAGAAGCATCCTATGTTTTAGGCCAAAAGttttaagaaagaaaattttctAAGTAgcaacttttttttctttttattatttttttaactttaagaGTGAAGATATTCATTAATCATTATTAAAACACCAATTACAAAGGAATAGACGATATCCACGAAACTCGAAATAAATAAACTCAAATTTTGAAACTTAGTAAACGGTAGATTTTGCAAGTCTTCCCCCCACTGATCTACACAATCACATTAGTCCACATAAAACTTGAAATCCATCATTCAACCTCTTGAATTATTGGCACATAATATACTCATTCTTGAAGTATAGTTGAATATTAGCACTTGTAATTAATGCATGCATGTCAAATTCCACtaagaaatagtaaaattggTAAATTTTGGAGGAATTCCACTACTGAATAGAATAATTACATTACTCTACTCTATATATAGGTCTTGAAGGATTGTATTTATTATATCTATTCTTGGAATTAACTAAAACTTTGTTGCCAGTATTATGGATAGATTTACTCCTGAACTTCTTGTGTTCATGGTGATTTAACTTTACATGAGACATGTCTCTGCATTTGATCAGGTGCAAACAAGTTGAAAGAGAAGCACTTCTGAAGTTCAAAGATGGGCTCTACGAATCAAATGACTATGTTGctcctcttctttcttcttgggGGAGTGAAgtagagaaaagagagtgttgCAATTGGGTTGGAATTCGTTGCGACAACAACTCCGGTCATGTCATCATGCTCGACATTTCACCTTCAACTTTTGGCCAAAGTGATGATTATGGGTTGGCTCTTGAAGGTAAATATATAAGTTCTTCACTACTTGAGTTGCAATATTTGAGCTATTTGCGTCTTAGTTCTATTTATTGGGAGAAAATTCACATCCCAAGTTTTATTGGTAGTCTTAGCAAATTATTGTACCTCAACCTTTCTAACAACTTCATGAGTGGAAAAATTCCTCATCAACTCGGAAACCTTTCTAGTTTGCAATTTCTAGATCTTAGTGGTAATGATTTTATTATAAGAAATCTGGATTGGATTTCTACCCTTTTTTCTTTAAGACAACTTGACTTAAGTCGAATGGACTTGACAAAAATGAATAATCTGATGCAACCAATATGCAAACTCCCCCACCTAACAAATTTGAAGTTAAGTGAGTGTGGTCTTCATGATATAGCACCTTCATTTCCTTCTCTCATTAACTCTTCAAAATCTATTTCTACTCTTGGTCTTTCTGGGAATTATCTATCTCTTGATACACACCAAAGATTGTTTAGCTTCCTTCCCAATCTTGTTCATCTTGATCTCTCTTATAACATGTTAAGTTCCATTCCACAATTTTTTGGGAACATGACTACTATAACATACCTTGATCTTTCTCATAATGGATTAATAGGTTCAATTCCAACATCTTTTGGATGTTTGACTGCTCTAATGTACCTTGATCTTTCTTCTAATAGCATAAATGGTTCAATCCCACACACTTTTGGAAACATGACTAGCCTTGGATACATTTCTATATCTAGAAATGAATTACAAGGTTACATTCCAAATGGTTTTGGTAACATGGTTTCACTTACATATCTTGATCTCAGTTCTAATCAATTACAAGGTTGTATACCCAATGATTTTGGAAACATAATTGCCTTAGAACACCTTGATCTTGGATTTAATCATCTCATAGGTGAAATTCCTAAATCACTTTGGAATATATGTACACTGCAAAGATTTGAGGCAGGTGCCAACAATCTTAGTGGATGGCTCCCTAATCTTAGTCAATTGTCATCTAAGTCTTGTGCacattattgcttagagtattTAGGTTTGTGCTGCAACAAAATGACTGGATTATTTGTCGATGATACACTATTTTCATCTTTGAAAGAGTTGCGGCTTAATCTAAATCAACTACAAGGAATTGTACCTGAAAGTATTGGCAATTTAAGACATTTGGAGATTTTGGATCTATCTGAGAATTCTCTAGAAGGTGTGATTGGTGAAGCTCATTTTTCAAAACTCTCAAGATTGTATTATCTTGATTTATCATTTAATTACCTACAAATGAATGTATCTCCTGAATGGATTCctcccttttatttacaatatatgggACTTGCAAATTGTAGAGTTGGGCTTAAGTTTCCAAAGTGGCTGCAAAATCAAAGCAATCTATCACATATAGATGTTTCAAATTCTGGAATTTCACAATCTATTCCCAGTTGGTTTTGGAATTTCACTTCTCAATTATCTTTTGTGAATCTTTCTAACAACCAAATTAGTGGAGAAGTAGTGGAAGATTATTCATCAATGCAGAATCTTACTGAGGTGGATTTAAGTTCAAATTATTTTGTTGGTCCCATACCAATTTTTTTATTCAGAGCAGAAGCATTATATCTTTCCAGAAATAAATTTTCAAGTCTAAATGCCATTTGCAATGTTACTTATCAGTACTTATCGTTTCTAGATATCTCTGATAATCAATTGACTGGGGAGCTTCCAAATTGTTTTTCGAAACATAAAGCCATACAAATTCTCATTTTGTCAAACAATAAGCTATCAGGAAAAATTCCTAATTCTATTGGAAATTTATCTTGGATTAGCACATTACATTTGAGCAAAAACAATTTTGTTGGGAAACTGCCTTCATCCATGAAAAATTGTCGCGAATTGGAAGTTCTTGACTTAGGAAATAACAGATTAGAAGGGCCAATACCAATGTGGATCGGAAAAAGTCTTCAACAACTTATTATTCTTAGTTTAAGATCCAATCATTTTAATAACAAAATGCCCACAAATCTAGATCATTTGGTACATCTTCAAGTGTTGGATTTGTCTCTAAATGACATATCTGGAAACATACCAACTTGTATTGGTAACTTTACTTCAATGAAAAACAATGAAGATGATAGTTTTATTGACTATACAACTATTACCCATTCTGGAAATGGAAGCTCCTCCTATGACGATGAAATTTCGTTGACCTGGAAAGGAAGTCTATCTGAGTACAAAAGTACTCTTCGACTTGTAAAGATGATTGATCTTTCGAGCAACAAGTTGACAGGAGAACTTCCAAGAGAAATTGTTGAACTTAATGGTTTGGTTTCTTTGAACTTGTCAAGAAACAATTTAAGTGGGAAAATTCCTACTCAGATTGGGAAGTTGGTATCTCTAGATGCTCTTGATTTGTCAAGGAACAACTTTTCAggaaaaattccttcaacattaTCAGAAGTGGATCGTCTCAATACATTAGACTTGTCCAACAATAATTTGTCTGGAAAAATTCCAACAGGCCCTCAACTCCAAACTCGAGATGAAGCTGCATATATGGGGAATCCGGAACTCTGTGGATCCCCACTTCAGAAAAAATGTCcaggtgaagaagaagaacctaCTACTTCTAAGCTTGGTGGACACCTAGAAAATGAAGATGCATTTATAAGTAAAGGATTTTTCATCAGCTTAGCAGTTGGATTTATGGTTGGATTTTGGGGAATCTGTTGCACTTTAATCTTCAAGAAATCTTGGAGATATGCATTTTTCAACCTCTTGAATGATGTAGAAGATTGGACGTACGTAAATGCACAAGTAATAAGGCGAAAATACTACAATTGATAAAAAATTGTCAGGTAAAACATACTATTCttttattgatatattttttctgttgttttttttttgaacaagataTATTTTTTCTGTTGAATTACTTATATCAAGCAATATTTTTCTATTGAAGAGTGTTCTTTGGCAGGAGATACATCCTTCATTTGGAGAGAGTAGCACTTGT is a window from the Cannabis sativa cultivar Pink pepper isolate KNU-18-1 chromosome 1, ASM2916894v1, whole genome shotgun sequence genome containing:
- the LOC115704723 gene encoding receptor-like protein EIX2; the protein is MSLHLIRCKQVEREALLKFKDGLYESNDYVAPLLSSWGSEVEKRECCNWVGIRCDNNSGHVIMLDISPSTFGQSDDYGLALEGKYISSSLLELQYLSYLRLSSIYWEKIHIPSFIGSLSKLLYLNLSNNFMSGKIPHQLGNLSSLQFLDLSGNDFIIRNLDWISTLFSLRQLDLSRMDLTKMNNLMQPICKLPHLTNLKLSECGLHDIAPSFPSLINSSKSISTLGLSGNYLSLDTHQRLFSFLPNLVHLDLSYNMLSSIPQFFGNMTTITYLDLSHNGLIGSIPTSFGCLTALMYLDLSSNSINGSIPHTFGNMTSLGYISISRNELQGYIPNGFGNMVSLTYLDLSSNQLQGCIPNDFGNIIALEHLDLGFNHLIGEIPKSLWNICTLQRFEAGANNLSGWLPNLSQLSSKSCAHYCLEYLGLCCNKMTGLFVDDTLFSSLKELRLNLNQLQGIVPESIGNLRHLEILDLSENSLEGVIGEAHFSKLSRLYYLDLSFNYLQMNVSPEWIPPFYLQYMGLANCRVGLKFPKWLQNQSNLSHIDVSNSGISQSIPSWFWNFTSQLSFVNLSNNQISGEVVEDYSSMQNLTEVDLSSNYFVGPIPIFLFRAEALYLSRNKFSSLNAICNVTYQYLSFLDISDNQLTGELPNCFSKHKAIQILILSNNKLSGKIPNSIGNLSWISTLHLSKNNFVGKLPSSMKNCRELEVLDLGNNRLEGPIPMWIGKSLQQLIILSLRSNHFNNKMPTNLDHLVHLQVLDLSLNDISGNIPTCIGNFTSMKNNEDDSFIDYTTITHSGNGSSSYDDEISLTWKGSLSEYKSTLRLVKMIDLSSNKLTGELPREIVELNGLVSLNLSRNNLSGKIPTQIGKLVSLDALDLSRNNFSGKIPSTLSEVDRLNTLDLSNNNLSGKIPTGPQLQTRDEAAYMGNPELCGSPLQKKCPGEEEEPTTSKLGGHLENEDAFISKGFFISLAVGFMVGFWGICCTLIFKKSWRYAFFNLLNDVEDWTYVNAQVIRRKYYN
- the LOC115707275 gene encoding pentatricopeptide repeat-containing protein At3g49170, chloroplastic-like, with product MIGPSPGFQGMLLPIFHTRILTLNSPSLVWLKSWASAALSLLESNPINELTNEARNSPSQPQERLCRGPGRLTGTRHSLERSEKKVRKRSVKFESHERLRRFSMLLRTSASKGSLNHGKAIHGQVIKYGMDPDSHVWISLVNVYAKCGDRVYARQVFAEMPERDVVSWTALIQGSVAEGYGIDGVLLLSEMKKDGIRPNEFTLATGLKACSLCLELDFGKQLHSESLKAGYFSDLFVGSSLVDLYTKCGAMELADSVFFCMPEQNAVSWNALLSGYAEKGDSQEVLKLFCRMRQLKNVLNNYILSAVLRGCTNGGNLRQGQVLHSLALKVGCEFDEFLGCNLVYMYSKCGLATDALKVFVRIKNPDIVACSAMITCFGQQKQWQEAAHLFRLMRCIGILGNHFSFSSILSSATDMGDLQYGESIHACVWKSAFQYDLTVSNALITMYAKIGCVQDAIRVFEAIKDCDLVSWNALLSGFHDYENCNLGPRMFRQMLVEGFKPNMYTFISILRSCSSLLDVGLGKQIHAHSIKNSLHDNVFIGTALIDMYAKTRCLKDANLAFSRLPNRDLLTWTTIITGYAQTGQAENAVSLLNQMRREGVRPNGFTLASCLNSCARIATLEHGLQLHSLAFKDGHTDDCFVNSALVDMYAKCGCIEDSETVFEGLVSRDTVSWNTMICGYSQHGQGGRGLEAFRKMLDEGTMPDETTFIGVFSACSHLGLVKEGQEHFNSMIKDFDINPTIEHYACMIGILGRAGKFTEVESLIENMKIAPQAIIWETVLGACKFHGNVEYGKRAAEKLFELIPEMDSTYILLSNIFAAKGLWDDVRNVRKLMGSQQVKKKPGSSWVEVDGQVHVFTSQDSSHPKIKEIHFELEELDKKMELVGYIPQTEYVLHKMTEKEKRKHLQHHSERLALAFALIYSPPIKAIRIFKNLRICGDCHNVMKLVSGITNREIVVRDNKLFHHFKFGSCSCKDFW